The window GTTGGTCAAACGTCTAACTCAGGTTTTTATATTTCCTACACTATGAATGGTCCGGTTAACATTGCAGGCTCATCATGCGGACCTACTAATAGAATCCCACAGGTAGGGTTTGGTGTTAAGTTTGATTTAGGAAGTGTAAAGCTAAACCCGCAAATTGCAGCGCAAGATTTATTAACTACATTTATTTCTCAAAGTGGCTTTGATAGCTATAGATCCACAATGCCAGGTTTGGGTGTAAGATTACCAGTTGAGTTTAATACTGGTTTAGGTAAGCCTGCTAGCTTTTATGCTGATTTTCAGTGGCAAAATTTAAAATTAACAAAGCAAACAGCAGGTATTGATAGCTCAAACCAAAATTCATATGAATTTGGCGGTGGGTTAGAGTTGCCAATTTATTTTGTAAGTTTTAAAACCGATGCGCACTACTCAAAGGGATTTACAAAATATGATTTGCTATCTGGCAATGTTATGCCTCCATCATATTACCTAAGTGGTACTTCAATAGAAAAAGTTAGTGCTACAGCATGGGATGCTATGTTAAAGGTTGATTTTAACAGTCTTGCACACTTACCAATAACAATAGCTGGTGGTTACTCTCAGGTAGTATTTGGCAACTTAACTACTCTAAGCAACACAACAACAACCGCGTATGCGCGAAAAGCATCTACAATATTTGTCAATATGGGCTACAATTTAACAAAATCAGCAACGCTGGGTCTAGAGTATGATAGGAACAAAACATACTATGTAGGCTCAAACAATGATCCCAATAACGGCAGAGTAAGCAATCAGGTATTTTTTGTAGGTACTTATAAATTTTAAAAAAAGCCTTTTTTTCATATTTAAACCTTTTAAAACCCTCCTTTTTAGGAGGGTTTTTTGTCATTCTAAGGGGATCACAAAGCGCTTGAAAATCTCTATAGTAGATCCTTCGCTAACGCTTCAGGATGAAGTTCCTTTTGTCATTCTGAAGCACACGAAAGTGTGCGAAGAATCTCAAATTAGATCCTTTTACATGCGTTTGTGATGACACCACCTTTTTATCATTCTGAACAAGCTATAGCGCAAGCGAAGAATCTCCACACTTTAATTCAAAAACAAACCTTAAACTTTTACATCAATGTGTTTTTCAGCGTTTGTAGGAGTATTTTCTTGAGCTTTTGGCTTTTGATGTTCGCTAATATTTGGATTTTGAGAATTTTGAGCGTTTTCTACTTTTGTATTTTCTTCTTCTTGTTCTTTTTTGTGTGCTATTCGCTTTACATTGTCTGCCTGGGCTGCTTGAAGTAGTAGATTATTGTTTACGTTAGACTGAGTATAGGAGTTTAATATAACGCTTTGCATATCAATTGGGCCTACCATTTGCCACTCCTATTTGGCTTTGGGGCATTTTTATTATGTATCTTTAAAAAAGAATTTTCCAAATTCTGTACCATTTTCCAAAAATACACCGATTTTACCTAAATCCTCGCAATATTTTTTTGAGCCAGACTGTCCATGCCAGATGGCAAAAGGCACCGGGTCGCTTGTGTGCGTTTTTAGACTAATTGGTGTGGGATGATCTGGCAAGCATGCAATTTTTAAATCAAATTCTTTAGCAAATTCAATTGCTTGTGCTGCTATATTTTTGTCAAATAATTCAATAGCTTTAATCTTTAGCTCTAAATCTCCCATATGCCCGGCCTCATCTGGCGCTTCAATATGCACATAAGCAAACCCATGCTCTTTTAAAGCATTGTAGGCAGCTTTCATTTTGCCGTCGTAGTTTGTATCAATAAAACCAGTTGCACCTTCAACATAAGGCGTTTCAAGCTTTAATAACTTGCCTATGCCTTTCATTAAATCCACCGCGCTGATAACTGCGCCATCAATCCCGTAAACTTCCCTATAGGGTGGTGCTTTTGGTGCTTTGCCTTCGCCCCATAGCCAGATTGCATTTGCTAATGTATTGTTTATCGGATGCTTTAGAATTTCTTTAGCCATTTGCATGATTTTTATGAGCTCGTTTCTAGCCTCGCCTTTTGGTAGGTAATCATTTATGTTTTTGTCTGTAATATCGTGCGGTGGTGTAGTAGAGTCTGTTTTGCCATTTTTCCAAATCATTAGGTTTCTGTAGCTAACCCCAGCAAAAAACTCGATATTATCAAGCTTTAATTGCTCGTTTAACAAATCAATAAGTTTTTTTGCATCATCTGAGCTTATATGCGAGGCGCTAAAGTCTTTCATAATGTCATTTTCTATGGTTACAAAGTTGCATCTGTAGGCTACATCATCTGGGCCAAGTGCAATATTTTTGGCAAGCGCTTCAATTGGTGCTCTTCCTGTATAGATTTGTTTTGGGTCGTAGCCGATTGCACTTAAATTTGCCACATCAGAGCCAGGCGGCAAACCGTCTGGTACAGTTTTTAAAAGCCCCACTATGCCGCTTGCAAGTTTATCCATGTGAGGTGTGTTTGCGTATTCAAGGGGTGTTTTATTGCCAAGTTCTTTGATTTTGTAATCTGCCATGCCATCGCCTAATAAGATCAAATATTTCATAAATTCATCCTTCTATAAATTTTACATAAACGCTTCTATTGCGTGGACCATCAAATTCTACAAAAAATATTTTCTGCCAAACTCCAAGTATAATTTTTCCATTTTCGACTATTACTTCTAATGAAGTGCCTATTAGGCTTGATACAATATGCGCATCAGAGTTTCCTTCAATATGTAAAAAGCCAGCATTTTTGGGTATTAGTTTTTGCAGGTGATTTACAATGTCTAAACTTACATCTTTATCGGCGCCTTCGTTTATTGTGATAGCTGCGGTTGTGTGAGGCACAAATATAAGGCAAATACCATTTTTTTTGGGCAAAACCTGCTGGATTTTATCTGTTATATTTAATAGGCACTTGTGACAATCAGTTTTTATATTGATTTTTTCTAACATATTTTAATACTAATCACTTTTTGCAAAAAAGTCAATGTTTAAATATGGACAAATTCTAAAATTTTGGCTTTTAAAAAAAGAAAAAAGATAATTTGCCTGTCTTTGAATTTTTTAAGTGCAAGCAATGTTTTTTTGATGTTATTTAATCGTTTTAAACCGTTTTTTTGCAGCGAACTTTCAAGTTCATAAATTTCGCTTTGTATATCAAAATTTTTAAGTATCATTTGTATAATTTGTTTTTCAAATTCTTCTCTCATATTATTTTCAAGCTATATGGTTTTTATTTCATATTTGTGACTCAATTATGAAATAATGTAAATATTTCTAATAAGCTATACTATCTTGACAAATTTTTAATTTTGGTTATATTGTTATAACAAATGTAAACTTTAGGAGGTTTCAATGAATGATTTTGTAAAATTAGTAGATCAATTAGGTTTAGATGAAAAAAGATCAAAGCTTCTTGTATCAAGCCTTACCATTCATGGTCACGTATGTGGTGGTATGCCGCTTGGGTTTATAGCAGGAGAAACTGCATTAAAAGCTTTAGGTGTAGAAAGAGAGCAAAATATGGATAAATTTGTAATTCTTGAGTCTGGAGACAATCATGCAGCGGGCTGTTTTGCAGATGGTGTGCAGTTTTCAACGGGCGCTACATTTGGCAAAGGGCTTATGAAAAAAGACCCAAAAGGCAAGTTTGCTTTCTTGCTAATAGACAAGCTAACAAAAAAAGCTGTGCATGTACGCATAAGAAATGAAGTAATGAAAAATGCGTTTAATTCACCGTTTATTACAGAGTTTAGAAAAAAAGGAATAAAGCCATCTGACATACCATCTGAGATTGCTTTTGGGATGTTAAAAAAGCCTTTTGACACGCCAGTTGAAGAGCTTATTGAGATTAAAGGTCCATTTGACTATGACTTTTTTGAGCCACCCACAACATTTAACCTTGTAGAGTGTGAAATATGCGGTCAGTTGTGTGCAGAAAATTACGCAAGGATTGAAAACTCTAAAAAAGTTTGCCTTGACTGCTTTACTTACTCAAAGTGAGGCTTAGATGCTGACTTTAATACTTGGACCACTTATTATATTTATATTTACAATCTTTTTAACTGTAGCGGGTTTGGGCGCAGCATTTATTGTAATTCCTACGCTGTATTATTTGGGTATTCCACTGAAAGAAGCTATGGCTATTGGATTGCTTCTTAATGCTGTAAGCATGAGCTTTGCAAGTATAGGCTACATTAAAAATCACCTTGTGAATTTCAAGGCAGCTATTCCTATAATAGTGTTTGGGATTGTATTTTCACCGCTTGGAGCATACAGTACAAAGTATTTTTCAAAAGAACTTTTGCTTTTGTTTTTTGTATTGTTTTTACTTTTTGCCGGTACAATGATGTTGTTTTACAAACCAAAGCAAACTGAGCAAAAAAAGGTTAACGATTGGGCACTGGGAAGTATTTTAGGAGTTGGCGCAGGATACCTTGGCGGTTTGCTTGGCGTTGGAGGGGGAAACTTTATAGTACCTGGACTTGTTGCAAGTGGCTTTAACCCAAAAAATGCATCGGGCACCACGGCTTTTATTGTAATCTTTTTGTCTTTTGCGGGCTTTTTGGGTCACATTGCAATGGGTAACATTGATATTGTGCTGTTGAGCTTGTGCATTGCTGCTTCAATTGCAGGTGCTTTGGTGGGTTCTTGGGCAATGACCACAAAATTGAGTGCCAATCAGGTAAAAAAAATCATAGCTATTGTTTTGTATGTTGTAGCAATAAAGATGCTTTGGGGACTTATAAAATAATTTATTGCACGTATTATTTTGTCTTTTTGCACTTTTTCAAGCGGTTTTGCTAATATCTTTGCCAAGGAGCAAATACACTGTAGGTACAATAAATATTGTTAAAAAAGTACCTATGCCAAGACCGCTTGCTATTACAAGACCTATATCAAACCTGCTAACAGCACCAGCGCCAGTTGCGGCAAGTAACGGTACAACGCCAAAAACCATTGCAGCCGTGGTCATTAAAATTGGGCGTAGCCTAATTTGAGCAGCTTGTTCTATAGCTTCTCGTTTTTTAACTCCCTGATTTTGCAAGTCATTTGCAAATTTTACAATGAGTATGCCATGCTTGCTAACCAGACCGATTAATGTAACCAAACCAACTTCAGTGTAAATATTAACCGTAGCAAACCCCAGACTTAAAAATATTAATGCACCGGTTATAGACATAGGAACGCTAATTAGTATTATGAGTGGATCTACAAAACTTTCAAACAATGCTGATAAAACAAGATATATTATTACAAGCGCAAAGATAAAGGTAATGAGCATACTTGAGCCTTCCTGGACAAATTGGCGTGATTGTCCAGAAAAATTGTAAGTATAACCCTGAGGAAAAATTTTCTTTGATAATTTTTCTAAATAATTAAGTGCCTGACCAAGCGTTACGCCTGGCTTCATTGTGGCAGATATGGTTGCACTATTTTGCTGGTTAAACCTGTTTAGAGCTTGGGGAACTGTGTTTGTTTTGATAGTAATAATGCTTGATAATGGTACCAGCTGGCCGTTTGAAGCACTAATGTAATAATTTTTTAAGCTATTTTGATCAAGCCTGTATTTTTCAGGTACCTGTGGTATGACTTTATAACTGTAACCTTGCATGCTAAACCAGTTTATGTAGTTTTCACTTAAAAGCGTAGAAAGACTATCACCTATTGTTTGCATATTTATTCCCATACTTTGAGCTTTGCTTTTATCTATTTTTATATCTATTTGAGGCTGGTCATATTTAAGATCGCTGTCCATGAAAGCAAAAAGACCGCTTTTCATAGCTTGAGCAATAAATTCATTTGAGACTTCATACAGTTGTTGGTAATTTGATGTTGTTGTTATTACAAATTGAACTGGTAAACCCTGAGAACCAGGCAAACTTGGCAAAGGAAAAGCAACAATTTGCAAACCAGGTACTGTGTTTAATTTTTGCTGTAAATAAGGCATTATTTCCATTTGTGTTTTTTTGCGCTGGTTCCATGGCTTTAGCATAAATCCAGAAATTAGAGCGTTGTTTGATGAGCCAAAACCCAATGCCATAAAGTACTGCTGAAGCTCGGGGAATGTTTTGTATATTTGTTCAATTTGCTTTGCGCTTTTTGTAAGGTCATTAAGTGTAGCTGTTGGTGCGCCTGTGCCTTGGACAAATATTACACCTTGATCTTCTGTTGGGGCTAGTTCCGATTTGCTTGTAATAAACAAAAAATACGCGCTTGTTAGCACAACAACAATAACAAATACAACAACAGGCTTTGAATCTAACACTACTTTTAAGATTTTTGAGTAAAGTTTGCGCACCGCTTCAAATTGTTTATCTAAAAAGTTAGAAAAACCTTTTTTTGTTGTTTCTTCTTTTAAAAATTTTGATGCAAGCATTGGAGATAGTGTCAGTGCTACAATACCAGATATTACAACATCACCAGCCAATGTAAAGGCAAACTCTTTAAACAAAGCACCAGTTAGACCACTCATAAAGCCAATAGGTAAAAATACGGCAACAAGTGTTATTGACATGGCTAAAATCGGTACTCCAAGCTCTCTAGCAGCCAAAAGAGATGCTTCAAGACGGTTTTTGCCTTCACTTATGTGTCTATCAACATTTTCAACAACAATTATAGCATCATCTACCACAAGACCAATAGCTAAAACCATAGCTAGTAATGTTAGAAGATTTATAGTGTATCCAAGCAAAAACATCATAAACATACCGCCAATTATAGATAGCGGTATTGCAATAACAGGAATTATAACGCTTCTGTATGAGCCCAAAAACAAAAATATTACGGCAATCACAACAATTAATGTTTCTAAAACTGTTTTTATTACTTCATCGATTGATGTTCTAATGTAGGTTGTTCTATCGTATGCAACTTTCATTTTCATTGCGCTTGGTAGCTGGCTTTGTATTGATGGCAGTATTTTGTAAATATTGTCTACAACTGTTAGAGGGTTTGCCGTTGGAGTAGTAAATATACCAAGCACTATTGCTTCTTTGCCGTTAAAAATATTTGTTGCTGAGTAATTTACAGAGCCTAACTCTACTTTTGAAATGTCTTTTAAGTGTATAAGCGTACCATTATAATTAGCCACAACTAAATTTTTAAATTCATCAACTGTGTGCAAATCAGTTGCAGTAGATATATTTATTTGAATGTATGGGCTTTTTGTGTAGCCTGTAGCAGAAATATAGTTATTTGCCGAAAGTGCCTGATAAACCTGTAAAGGTGTTATGTGAAATTCAGCCATTTTTGTAGGGTTTAGCCAGACGCGCATTGCAAATGTTTTGTTACCATAAACCATAACTTGCCCAACGCCATTTACTGCTTGAATTTGAGGTACTATAACGCGGTTTATATAGTCAGTCATTTGAGATGAATTCATACCGTTTGAAGTAAATGCAAGATACAAATACGCAACATTTGTAACGCTTGTTTTTGTAATAACGGGCAACTGCGCCTGCTTTGGCAACTGATTTAAAACAGAGTTTACCTGGGCTAATACTTCGGATAATGCAGCGTTTGGATTGTAGTTTAGTTTCATATAAACATTTATTGTGCTAATGCCTTCCTGACTCGAAGAAGTCATATAATCAATTCCTTCTGCTGAGGCAATTGCGCGCTCAAGTGGCGTTGTAATAAATCCTTGCACAACATCAGCGCTTGCACCTGGGTAGGCGGTTTGAACCGTAATTAGTGTATCTTCTGTTTTAGGGAATTGTCTTATGCCAAGCTCAGTTATTGATCTTAAACCCAAAAATAAGATTACAAGGCTAATAACAACCGATAAAACAGGTTTTTTAATGAAAATGTCAGTAAATTTCATTTTAATAGTCCTTGTCTATAGACTCAATAATTACGCTTGAACCGTTTCTCAGCTTTAGCTGGCCTTGAGTTACAACCATCTGGCCACTTTTTAGGCCTTTTAGAATGACCACTTTGTTGTTTTGAGTCTGACCTGTTTGGACATATACCGTATTTGCAATATACTCATTGCCTTTTTTTGTTACAACATATACAAAATTACCATATGGATTATAGGTTATTGCTAAAGTTGGCACAACAACCACATTTGGTATTTTAGGCAATATAATGTTTACCTTAACAAACATTCCAGGTTTTAGCAGGTTATCTTTATTGTTAACAATAGCTCTTATTGTTGCATTTCTTGAAATATTATTTATGTTTATACTGATTGTTTTTATTGTACCTATTATGGTTTTATTTGGATCTGAGTCGGTATGAATCTCAATTTTTTGACCTACACTAATCTTTTCTAAATCATTTTGAGGCAGTGTAAAATCCACATAAATTGGATCAATCGTATATAAAGAAACAATTGGTTGACCGGGGTTTACATATTGACCTACACTTACATACCTCATACCTAAAATGCCTGAAAATGGGGCTTTTATGGTCATTTTGTCAATTATAGATTGAGTTTGAGCTATTAAAGCCTGGGTTTGCTTTAGTGCCGATAGTGACTGTATGTAAGAAGCTTTTGAAGAAGCGTTTTTTTCATATAATTGCTTATACTGAGTGTAGTTAAATTCATCAAGAATTAGCTGGGCTTTGTATTGTTCTAACTGGGCTTTTTGCGTGGAGTCGTCCAATTTAGCAAGTATCTGGCCTTTTTTTACAGATTCCCCCGAATCAAAGTAAATTTTTTCAATCTGACCGCTCACCTGTGTTGTTGTGTTAACAGAATCAATTGATACAACATTGCCAATGGATTCTAAGTAGGGCTGCCAGTTTTCTAACTTTGAGTATGCAACACTTACATATACTTTTAAAGCGCCATGCATCATTTGAGCTTGTTTTAGTTTTGAGGCCATATAAGCTTTAAAACCAAAAATACCGCCAAAGATTACCAAAAGTACTATAAGAGCAATTAAAAAACGCTTCCACATGGTTTCTCCTTTTGAGTTTAAAAATTAATCAACCGTATAATTAATACATTTTATAAGAAAAAAGTCAATAATTTTATTAGATTTGAAATAAAAATTTAATTTTCTATGCCAAAATATGCTTTTTTTACTATATCATTTGATTTTAAATCGGATAAATTGCCTGAAACTACAACTTTGCCATTATCTATAACATAACCTCTTTGCGCAAAGTCTAAAAAAGCTATGTTTTGTTCTGCAATAAGGATTGAAAATTGTTCTTTGTTTTGTAAATCGTCTAAAATATTTATTATTAATTTTACAAATTTAGGCGAAAGGCCGTTTGAAGGCTCGTCTAAAACTACAAGTTTTGGGTTTGACATCAAAAGCTTTGCTATACCAAGCATTTTTCTTTGACCGCCACTTAAACTACCCGCTAAAGCCTTTTTATGACTCAATAAATCCTGAAAGTATTCATACATTTGCTGTTTTCTTTGATGTGTAAGCTTGCTGTCTAAAAAAAATGCACCTAAATCAAGGTTTTCATCTACAGTAAGATTTGGAAATATTCCAATTTCAGACATATATGCTATACCTAACTTTACCCTTTTGTCAGTTCTTAAGTGTGTTATGTCTTTGCCTTCAAAATAGATTTTGCCATTGAATATTTTTAAAAGGCCCATAATTGCTTTTAAAAGCGTGGTTTTTCCAGCACCATTCACACCAAGTAAAATAACCCTTTCTTTTTGCTCAACATTTAAATCAATGCCCCATAAAACTTTCAATATCTTATATCCCGATTCTAAAGATTTAACTTCCAGTAGGCTCAATGCTAACCTCCCAAAAACACTTCTACAACCTTTTTATCATTTGCAGCTTGCTCCAGTGTACCTTCAAAAATAGGTGATCCAGAATCCATTACAACTACTCTTGAGGTAATTTTGTGAATGAAATGCATTAAATGTTCAACTACAATAATAGAAATAGATTTTTTAACAAGTGTCTGTAAAATTTCCGCAATTTTGTCTGTTTCTTCTTGATTAAGGCCAGCTGCAATTTCATCTATAAGGAGTAATTTAGGTTTTGTTGCAAGAGCGCGAGCAAGCCCTAATAATTTTTGCTCTGATGTATTTAGTTGCGTTGCCTGTTTGTCTTGAAGTTTATCTAAGCCTACTATGGATAGAGCAGTTTGGACATCATCTTCAATATTGCAGTAGCCTTTTTCAATAAATTTAAAGTTTTTTAAGCGTTTAAAAAAAGATTTTAGACATTGTTTGCCAGAATATAATGCAGCTACTTCAACATTTTCACGCACGGTCAAACCATGAAATGGTTTTGGTATCTGAAATGTTCTATTTATTCCTAAATGAGCAAGTTTATATGTTGCTACACCATCTATGCGTTTGCCAAAAAAGTAAATTTTGCCAGCATCAGGTTTGTATATACCAGATATTATATTTATAAGTGTAGTTTTGCCAGAGCCGTTTGGTCCTACAAGACCCAATATCTCATTTTCGTAAACGCTTAAGTTAACTTTATTTAATGCTTTTAATCCACCAAATCGTTTTTCTACATTTTCAACTTTAAGTATTTCTTTAAGGGACATAGTCTTTTACCTTCTTAAACAAAGAAACAACGCCATTTGGCAAAAACATTATTAATACAACAATCAAAAGACCGTAAATCAACTGAAAATATTGTGGTGTTGAGATACCTATAAAATTATACATTCCGTATAAAATAACGGTACCAATTAATGGTCCAATTAATGTTGCAGCTCCACCAAAAAGTACAAATACAATAGCAAATATGCTTATATTTAAACTAAAAACCGTTTCCGGGTAAAAAACAGATGTATACCAAGCAAAAACACCACCACACAATCCTGCAACAAATGCACTCAAAAGCCAAGCAATAGTGCGTGCAAGTACTACATTTACGCCAGCTACGCTTGCAGTTATACTATCTTCTCTTATAGCCATAAGCGATAAACCAAACCTTGATTGCCTGAAAAACAAAACAAGCATAAATGCAAAAAACATTACTATAAGCATGGCATTATAACTAGCTGTTGCATCATAAACGCTTGATAGCATTATGCCGTAGGGACCCTGTGTTATACTTTCTAAGTGAGGATTTGATATTATATAATAAATGGCTTGAGAAGCAGCCAGATTTGCTATGGCAAAATATGCACCAGAAAGCCTCAAAAGAGGCGTTAATATTATGCCTACTATGCTTGCAGCTACGCCGCCAAGTAAAATGGCTGGCACAACGCCTACATGCAAAAGTAATATCAAAAGTGATGCACTATATGCGCCTATGCCAAAAAAACCCACATACCCAAAAGGCAAATATCCCGTAAAGCCATAGATGAGATTTAAGCCTTCGGCTAAGGCTATATAGAGCATTATATTAAAAAGTAAAAAATTATTGTTGTAAATTTTGGGTAGCACAGCAAACAAAGCTGTCATGACTAAAATTAATATTATTCCAATAATCAGTCTTATGTTTTTTTTACGCATTTCTCACCTTTTTACCTAAAAGCCCACTGGGTTTTACCAGAAGAATTAAGATTAAAATAACATAAGGAACAAGATTGGTCCATGATGCTAAATATGTTTGCATAAACATCATGGCAAGTCCATATATAATACCCCCAAGGATTGTACCAATTGGGTTACCCAAAGATCCAATTACAACGATTGCAAAAGATGTTGTGGTAAGCGATGCACCAATAGATGGGTCTATGCTTCCAATCATAAAAGGGGCAAGTACTCCAGCTATAGCTGCTAAGCTTAAACCTATACCCATTGCAAAAGCAGATATTTTAGAAACATCTATGCCTACACTTGAAGCTTCTTCTGGGCTTGACATTATTGCCCTTGTAGCATATCCAGTTCTTGTAAAGTATAAATAATAATAAACAAAACCTATCGTAAAAAGACTAATAGCAGCGCTAACAATCCAGGAGAATGGGATCGACTGTGAGAGTATACTTATGCTACCCTTACCTAATGTAGAAAACGGTATAGATTTTTGATTATTTCCAAAAGCAAATATAGCAAGTGCTTCTATAATCTGCGCAATACCAAAAAATAGTATAAAAGATAGCATTTCGGGATCTCTTGATTTTGAAAGCCTTGGTACAAATGCATAATAAACACCAAAACCAATTATCATGAAAATCACTATTTCTATTGGTATAGCTAAAAGTGGATTCATATTTAATTTACTAAAAGCAAGCCAGGCGCCAAAAGCGCCCAGCATAATAAAATCTCCATGCGCTAGATTAACCATTCGCATGACGCCAAAGATTAAATTTAATCCTATACCTACAAGAGCAAAAAATATTCCATATAAAATTCCGCTAATTAAAGCGTAGAAAAACAGTTCCATACCATTTTGCCTTTAAGGTGCTGGGTAAATTGGTTTTCCAGTAGCAATATTTTGTGGATATACAACATGCAACACTAAACCGGTTTTTGTTGGTTGGAATTGTCCCACAGGCAAAAATTCTCCAATTTGAGCACCTTCATTGTTGATTTTAAACAAGCCATTGAGTGTGAATAATTTTCCTGAAAAAGTATTTATTGCATTTCTGAATGATAGCTGGTTGAATTCTTTGCTTGTTGCAAGTGTTTTTTGTATTATCAAACCAGCATTATAGCCTGCTACAGTTAGAAAATCTACAGGTCTTTTTGTTGTTTGTGTGTAGATCTTCTCAAATTCGCTCATTGGCATACCATAGTTTACTTTGTTATAAACTAGCAAAGGTGGTGTTGGGTATGTATAAGTATACTCAAGTGCTTTTGTTCCAACATTTTTTTCTATCAAAGCAAGTTGTTGACCGGGGAAGATGGTAAATACCATGTTGAATTTGGCTCCAGTTGCCTGCAAATTTTGCAAGAATGCTATATCATTTGTTGGATATCCAAATTCTATAAGTGCCTGGGGATGTGTTGCTTCAACTGTTCTTATAAGCACAGTATAATTTGAAGTATCGGTTGGTACAGCATGATAATAAACAGGTTTGATCTTGGCAGCTTCTAATTTAGATTTGAGTGTTTCTGCTTGTGATTGATTAAAGTCGTTTGCTGAATAAATTACAGCTACTTTGTTTATCTTGTGAGAAATTAGAAAGTCAGCCAATACAGTTGGCCAAACGCCACTTGTTGGTAGACTTGTAAGAACAAGGTATGGATTATGGGATGAAAAGAATTTTGCAGAAGTACCTGTTGGATCAAAGAGTAACATTTTGTGTTCTTGCGCAATAGGCACAGCAACAGATGTTAACACAGAACCAAAGTCTGCCACTAAAATATTTACCCTGTCCCTTGTAATTAACTGGTTGTATAGTGTAGCTGCAAGGGTTGTAGAACTTTGATCGTCATATGCTATCAATTTTACTGGTATTTTCTTTTTAAAAGCAGCTACATACACGCCCCCTTGTTTGTTAACCTGATTTGCCCAAAATTCCAGACCATGATACTGTGATGTAGAAGAGGTCGCAAATGGCCCCGAGCTTGCATAAAGTGTGCCAATAAGTATTTGTTTTGGCGCGGCTGCTTTAGCATAAAAAGGCATCAAAACAATACCCATCATTAATGCAAGCATAAAAAATATACTTTTTTTGAACCAGCCCATGGTTCACCTCCCAAGTCTAAACTTTAAATTAATTTATAAATTAATTTAAAAAATTTGTCAATAAGTTCTAATTGAAAATTATTGCAATTATATAAAAATT is drawn from Desulfurella sp. and contains these coding sequences:
- a CDS encoding cofactor-independent phosphoglycerate mutase, whose translation is MKYLILLGDGMADYKIKELGNKTPLEYANTPHMDKLASGIVGLLKTVPDGLPPGSDVANLSAIGYDPKQIYTGRAPIEALAKNIALGPDDVAYRCNFVTIENDIMKDFSASHISSDDAKKLIDLLNEQLKLDNIEFFAGVSYRNLMIWKNGKTDSTTPPHDITDKNINDYLPKGEARNELIKIMQMAKEILKHPINNTLANAIWLWGEGKAPKAPPYREVYGIDGAVISAVDLMKGIGKLLKLETPYVEGATGFIDTNYDGKMKAAYNALKEHGFAYVHIEAPDEAGHMGDLELKIKAIELFDKNIAAQAIEFAKEFDLKIACLPDHPTPISLKTHTSDPVPFAIWHGQSGSKKYCEDLGKIGVFLENGTEFGKFFFKDT
- a CDS encoding secondary thiamine-phosphate synthase enzyme YjbQ produces the protein MLEKINIKTDCHKCLLNITDKIQQVLPKKNGICLIFVPHTTAAITINEGADKDVSLDIVNHLQKLIPKNAGFLHIEGNSDAHIVSSLIGTSLEVIVENGKIILGVWQKIFFVEFDGPRNRSVYVKFIEG
- a CDS encoding FmdE family protein — its product is MNDFVKLVDQLGLDEKRSKLLVSSLTIHGHVCGGMPLGFIAGETALKALGVEREQNMDKFVILESGDNHAAGCFADGVQFSTGATFGKGLMKKDPKGKFAFLLIDKLTKKAVHVRIRNEVMKNAFNSPFITEFRKKGIKPSDIPSEIAFGMLKKPFDTPVEELIEIKGPFDYDFFEPPTTFNLVECEICGQLCAENYARIENSKKVCLDCFTYSK
- a CDS encoding sulfite exporter TauE/SafE family protein, producing the protein MLTLILGPLIIFIFTIFLTVAGLGAAFIVIPTLYYLGIPLKEAMAIGLLLNAVSMSFASIGYIKNHLVNFKAAIPIIVFGIVFSPLGAYSTKYFSKELLLLFFVLFLLFAGTMMLFYKPKQTEQKKVNDWALGSILGVGAGYLGGLLGVGGGNFIVPGLVASGFNPKNASGTTAFIVIFLSFAGFLGHIAMGNIDIVLLSLCIAASIAGALVGSWAMTTKLSANQVKKIIAIVLYVVAIKMLWGLIK
- a CDS encoding efflux RND transporter permease subunit, yielding MKFTDIFIKKPVLSVVISLVILFLGLRSITELGIRQFPKTEDTLITVQTAYPGASADVVQGFITTPLERAIASAEGIDYMTSSSQEGISTINVYMKLNYNPNAALSEVLAQVNSVLNQLPKQAQLPVITKTSVTNVAYLYLAFTSNGMNSSQMTDYINRVIVPQIQAVNGVGQVMVYGNKTFAMRVWLNPTKMAEFHITPLQVYQALSANNYISATGYTKSPYIQINISTATDLHTVDEFKNLVVANYNGTLIHLKDISKVELGSVNYSATNIFNGKEAIVLGIFTTPTANPLTVVDNIYKILPSIQSQLPSAMKMKVAYDRTTYIRTSIDEVIKTVLETLIVVIAVIFLFLGSYRSVIIPVIAIPLSIIGGMFMMFLLGYTINLLTLLAMVLAIGLVVDDAIIVVENVDRHISEGKNRLEASLLAARELGVPILAMSITLVAVFLPIGFMSGLTGALFKEFAFTLAGDVVISGIVALTLSPMLASKFLKEETTKKGFSNFLDKQFEAVRKLYSKILKVVLDSKPVVVFVIVVVLTSAYFLFITSKSELAPTEDQGVIFVQGTGAPTATLNDLTKSAKQIEQIYKTFPELQQYFMALGFGSSNNALISGFMLKPWNQRKKTQMEIMPYLQQKLNTVPGLQIVAFPLPSLPGSQGLPVQFVITTTSNYQQLYEVSNEFIAQAMKSGLFAFMDSDLKYDQPQIDIKIDKSKAQSMGINMQTIGDSLSTLLSENYINWFSMQGYSYKVIPQVPEKYRLDQNSLKNYYISASNGQLVPLSSIITIKTNTVPQALNRFNQQNSATISATMKPGVTLGQALNYLEKLSKKIFPQGYTYNFSGQSRQFVQEGSSMLITFIFALVIIYLVLSALFESFVDPLIILISVPMSITGALIFLSLGFATVNIYTEVGLVTLIGLVSKHGILIVKFANDLQNQGVKKREAIEQAAQIRLRPILMTTAAMVFGVVPLLAATGAGAVSRFDIGLVIASGLGIGTFLTIFIVPTVYLLLGKDISKTA